The genomic window ATTTCAAAAAAGCAAAAGCGTCCCAGGATGCACACGAGGCGATAAGACCTGCTCATATGGAATATCTCCCTCAAGTAGTCAAGAAATACCTGCCGAGAGAGACGTTCTTGCTTTACGATTTGATATGGAAACGATTTGTCGCTTCCCAGATGAATCCGGTAGTCTACGACCAGATCACAGTTTCAATTGAAGGGGGTAAATTTGTTTTTAAAGCATCCGATTCCCGTGTGAAGTTTGCCGGTTTTCTCCAGGTCTATGACATTACGGCAGAAGATGCTGACGTGTCCAGGCCGGATGAGGACGTCGATGAACTCCAGAAATTCAAGCTGCCGGCGACTCTAAAGGAAGGCGAGCAGGTAAATCTTGAGGATATTTTTCAGCGCCAGCATTTTACAAAACCGCCTGCCCGTTATACTGAGAGCAGCCTCGTCAAGGAACTTGAGTCGCTTGGAATTGGAAGGCCTTCAACGTATTCTGCAATTGTTTCTACGATCGAAGATAGGGGCTACGTCGAATTGAAAGAGCGAAAGCTGTATGCGACAGACCTGGGAATGAACGTAAACAAGATTTTGTCGGCAAATCTTCCTGAGTTTTTCGATGTGAAGTTTACTGCCGAGATGGAATCGGAGCTTGACGAAATTGCAGGCGGGAACAAAAAATATCTGGATGTCATGAAGGAGTTCTACTCGCCGTTCGATACCGCGGTCAAGAAAGTCGAGGAAAAGATGGACGAGATAAAGTCCACGGTTGACGGTCAGCAGGTTGACTGTGATATCTGTGGTGCGCCAATGGTAATAAAGTGGAGCCGGCGCGGAAGATTTCTCGCGTGCAGCAGGTATCCGGAATGTAAGAACACGAAACCGATCGACGCGCACGATGACAACAATCGTCCGACGGGTGACAAGTGTCCCGAATGCGGCGGCGACCTTATCTACAAGAACAGCCGCTTCGGCAAGTTCATCGGCTGTTCAAATTATCCGACATGCAAATTTACGAAGAGCATCACGACAGGAGTGAAGTGTCCGGAGTGCGGCAAGGGAGAGCTTGCCCAGCGATTTACCAAGAAAAAGAGAATTTTCTACGGCTGCACAAACTACCCGAATTGTAAGTATGCGACGTGGGATAAACCCGTCAACATCCCATGTCCGCTCGGTGATTCTCCATTTCTGCTTGAGAAATATTCCAAGGCAAAGGGGAATTACTACAAATGTCCAAAATGTGAGAGCGAGATCTCTCCCGAAGAGGTCTCTCCGAAAAACAAGGAAGATGTGGCGGCGGGATCGAACGGAAAGATCGAAATTGCAGCGAAGTGAAACTGCGTGAATTAATAGATTCTTTTCTCGAATTTCTAAAAAAGGAAAAGGGAGCATCGGAAAAAACTCTCTCTACCTACGAGCAGTCGTTGAGGGAATTCGATAATTTTTTGTGTGAGTATTCGGGTGGTGCGGACCCTTCTATCAATAGTCTGTTGGAAGAAAGTGTTCGGGGTTTTCTTGTCGAACTCGACAAACGGCATAATAATAGAAGGACTGTCCGGAAGAAACTTTCAAGTATAAGATCCTTTGCAAAATATCTCGTGAAGTTTGAATACGTTGAGCGCGATTTCACTGGTTTCATCAGCACTCCGAAAGCGGCTAAGCCGATCCCGGTCTATATAGAGGAGGAGGGAATTAGAAATCTGCTTGGAGCGACTCCGAAAAGTGCGAAGGACTTCCGAGATATAGCTATGATAGAGCTTCTTTACGGAACCGGGATGCGCGTGAGTGAGTTATGTAATTTGGACGAAAAGGACATCGATTTTGACAGCAGGCTCGTTACGGTTTTGGGAAAAAGGAGGAAGCAAAGAGTTATTCCCGTGATCGACAGGGCGATTGATGCTGTCAGGAATTATTTAAAAGTAAGGGACGAAACATCTGGCAGAAAGGTGAGTAATCTTTTCGTTTCATCTAACGGGAAGAGAATGCTCCCGGCTTCCGTATATCGCATTGTCGCGAGGAGAATTCGAGAAGTATCGGACGTTGAGCGAAGGGGTCCTCACACACTGCGTCATTCGTTTGCGACACATCTTCTAAACCATGGTGCAGACCTCGAAGCTGTTCGGCAACTTCTAGGTCATGAGAGTCTGTCCACGACCCAGGTTTATACTCATCTCTCTGTTGAACAGTTGAAAAAAATATACAAGAGTGCTCATCCGCGCGCGAAATAATTCCATTGTCCGACGGGTCAATTGGGTAAGAATTAAAGATCGTATCGGATGTGCCGATAGATAAAAATAGGAGGAATCTTATGAACATCAGCATCACTTCCAGGCATTTTAAAGCTGACCCGGCTCTCAAATCATACGCTGAGGACAAGGTTTCCAGACTTGACAGATTTTTTGACGGAGTCGTGCGCTGCGACGTCATTTTCCTGAATGAACATTCCAAACCGAACGGAACCGACAAGATGGTCGAAATAAAACTTGCCGTGCACAACAAAGTCTTGACAGCACAGGAGACCACCAACGATTATTTCAAAGCAGTCGATAAAGTGGTCGATAGGCTCGAAGGACAGTTGGTGAAATTCAAACAGAGGCTCCGCAAAGTATAGAAATCGCGGAGTTCGACACTCATAATAGTCTGCGTCTGACACGCGTTCCCTTTTTGCTCAGGTGCATTTGCGCCGTTTTATTTATATATTTCTTGTGTCATGGCATCGCGCGTTTGGGAAACCAAGGAAATAAGGCGAAAAGACATCAGCGTCGGCGAGCTTTACAAGTTAGCCCACGACAGGACAAAGCTGCGTCCGATAAACGGGGATGTCGGCTTCGGAAGACTCATAAACGACAAGAATGTTCACCGGCCCGGTCTTGCCCTCGCAGGCTTCGTCGACCTGTTCACCTACAACCGCATCCAGATTTTCGGCAATACGGAAGTTCAATTCCTCAGCTCGCTCAAGCCTGAAGATAGACACCGCTCATTCCAGACGATACTTCAGTTTGAAATTCCCTGCATGATTTTTACAGACAGGAACGAAGTAGAACCGGAATTAATAGATATGGCGACTGCGCGCGGTGTTTCGGTTTTCGGTACCACTCTGGAAACGACACGCTTTGTTTATATCCTTGGCGAATTCTTAGACGATATTTTTGCTCCAAGCACAGTGGTACACGGTTCGCTGGTTGACGTTTACGGAATAGGGTTGTTGTTCCTCGGAAAGAGCGGCATCGGAAAGAGCGAGATCGCACTTGATCTTGTCGAACGCGGCCACAGACTTGTCGCGGACGACGCCGTCCAAGTCGTTCGTCAAGGAGAAGATATTCTTGTCGGAAAGAGCTCGAAGATCGCGCAGCATTTCATGGAAGTAAGAGGACTCGGTGTTATCGATGTTCGCAGCGTTTTTGGAATCAGGGCCGTCAGAAAAAGAAAACGGATTGAAGTTGTTGTAGAACTTGAAGAGTGGGATCCCAATCAGGATTACACCAGGACCGGCCTTGACCATGAGTATATTTCAATTCTCAGTGCCGAGGTCCCGCTTGTCAAGCTTCCTATCTTGCCGGGCAAAAATATTACGGTCATTGCGGAGGTCATCGCGCTGAACCATCTTCTACGTTCTTACGACTACGATGCAGCAGAGGTATTTAATAAAATACTCATGGACGCGATAAAGAAGAAGAAAAAAGAAGGCACCGCTGCGAATCGATACTTCGAAAGGGATATTGAATGAAGATGGTGAGAAAGACAAAAAAGTTTACGAAAAAAATTGTTGAAGGTGCTCTTGCTGGAAAAGTGGCGATCATAACGGGAGGATCGAGAGGGATCGGCAAATATATCGCGAGACGTCTGGCTGCTGAAGGTGCCTCCGTGGTTATTGCGGGACGAACGATTTCAGACCTCAAGGTCGCTCAGGAGGAAATTTCAGCCGAGGGAGGACGGGTGATCGCGGTGCAGACAGATGTGTCGAACGAAAAAAGCGTTCACAGGCTGCTTTCTAAGACTCTGACTGAATTCGGGACGATCGATATTCTTATAAACAACGCCGGTCAATACATTGAAAAATCGATCACCGATATGTCTGTTGAAGAATGGATCAATGTTATCAACACCAATTTGACCGGACCGTTTCTTCTGACTCGTGCAGTTCTTCCGGAGATGATAGAAAAGAAGGACGGGACAATAGTGATGATTTCTTCCACCTCGGGCAAGAGGGCAAAGGCGAATTCGGCCGCATACTCGGCATCGAAATTTGGCATCGAAGGATTTTCGGAAGCGCTGCTGAGAGAGGTGAGGGAGCATAATGTCCGCGTGATTGTCGTGACGCCGAGTTCGGTCGATTCGAGCGAGAGAGATTCGCAGCAGATCCTGAAAGGTGGCGAAGGTGCAAGACTTCGCGCCGAGGATGTAGCTGAAGTAGTCGTCGGGGCGATCAAGCTACCGCCGCGCGCTCTCGTTAGAGAAGTAGAACTATGGGCGACAAATCCCTGAAGGAAAATCAATAATCGAGATTCAAGGTCGAAAAGAGAGAGTCAGGGCGGTAAAAGGCGGAACAAGATATTAAGTAATGTTGTTGCTATTTTTCGTTAGAGATGGCGTAACCAGTTGGGTAATGACTTTTGAATTTGACTATGTTTGAACCGTCTTACATAAGACTCTATGAATCTGGCGAGCTGGAGAGAAGAATCAACATTCTCGATGAGATGCTCTCATCGTGCAATATCTGTCCTCTTGATTGCCGGGTCAATCGCACAAAAGGCGAAATTGCACGATGCTACTCCCGCTATCTACCGATCGTGAGTTCGTATTGTCCTCACTTCGGTGAAGAGCCGCCGCTTGTCGGTACGAGAGGTGCAGGAAACATTTTCTTCGGGAATTGCAACCTGCGCTGTGTGTATTGCCAGAATTACCAGATCAGTCAGAATTATAAGAACGAAATAAAGAATGAGGTGAGCTGCGAACGGCTTGCTGAAATTATGATTGAGCTGCAAAACAAAGGCTGTCACAATATCGGTCTTGTTTCGCCGACACACTTCGTTCCACAGATCCTAAAGTCAGTGTCCATCGCGATCGAAAAAGGATTACACCTGCCCCTTATTTACAACACTAATGCTTACGATTCGGTCGATGTCCTTCGCTTGTTAGATGGCGTCATCGACATTTATCTACCAGATTTGAAATACGGCTATGACTACGATGGGTACAGCTATTCTAAAGTCAAAGAGTATCCTAGGTTTGCAAGACTTGCGGTCAAGGAAATGCATCGGCAGGTCGGGAGCGAACTTGTATTCGGCAATGATGATCTATTGAAACGCGGGCTGGTAATCCGCCATTTGGTTTTGCCAAACGATATCGCCGGCAGTGAAGAAACTCTGAAATGGATTTCTGAAGAACTTGGAAAGGACACCGCTCTTTCCATTATGTCTCAGTATTACCCGACGAACAAAGCGGACGCGGTCGTACTTTTAGATCGTCGTATCCGTGAATCTGAGTATGAGCGGGTGCTTGCACTTCTCGACAAATATGGGCTGGAAAATGGATGGATGCAGAATTTCGAGAGCCAGGATTATTATAAGCCCGACTTTTCGGATAGGGTAGAACCGTTCAAGCGCTGAATAATTTTCTACGCATTTCCCGAATGCGGACACGTAGAAAGAAGGTCTGTAACTCTACATCTCTGTGGTCGCAACTGCGTGTGCCTGAGTTCCTCTATGTATTCTCTTCATCGTCGTCGAACGGGAAAAATATTTCCCTCGAATGGGGATCACTTTTCTCTTTAATCGAGATGCCTTTCGGATAAATTTCCAGGTCGACCTTATCCTTCAGGTATCCGGCTATGATCGCCGAGAATAATTCTTCTTCTTCCTTCCGGGTGAGTCTGCGAGAAGATGCACCACTTCCATGATCTGCAATTCTATTGTCGTCCATGACATTCTCTCTTTTCGTTATTTGATTCTGTTGCTTCTTTGTCCGAAGCAACGCTTCGGACAGCACCTTACAACTATTATCGGAACAAAATCAGCCAAACTTAATTGGACTTGATGAGCATGAAACACGAGGCTGGCATTGAGCACTCGAGCAGATTGCGTCAAGCTGCAGGCCGGAGAATTGACAAGTTATCCTTTTGGTGTGCAAAAGGGCGTGAAACGAGAAGATGAAAGCTCGAGTTTTTGCTGTGGATCGTGAGTCGACGGTCAAATCAGATATTTACATTCACCGAATAATTAATTAAACTTTGGAGCAAATGAGGAGATACTGCGTATGAATGCTATGCCGATCATCGTCTTGACCCTTGCTGTCTTCGCAATCGTATATAGATTTTATTATAGCTTCATCGCGGCGAAGGCTGCCGTGTTGGATGATTCACGCGTAACCCCGGCGCACCGCTTGTATGATGGCCACAACTATTATCCGATGAGCAAGTGGGTTCTCTTCGGCCATCACTTCGCGGCCATAGCCGGTGCCGGACCGCTTGTAGGCCCTGTTCTCGCCGCGCAGTTCGGATTCCTTCCCGGATTTTTGTGGCTGCTGTTCGGGGTGGTGCTCGCCGGCGCGGTGCAGGACTTCATAATATTTGCCGCGTCGGTTCGTCATGACGGAAAGTCTCTCGCGGAAATTGCTCGGGCGGAGATAAGCCCGGTGAGCGGAGTCATCGCGTCAATAGCGATTCTCTTTATCGTCGTCGTTGCACTGGCAGGGCTCGGCATCGTTGTGGTCAATGCGCTCGCGGAAAGTCCGTGGGGAACATTTGCCATAGGCACGACGATCCCAATTGCCATTTTCATGGGCCTCTGGATGTTCAAGTTCCGGAAGGGAAAAACCGTAGAAGCCACGGTCATCGGCGTTATCCTTTTGACAATTGCAGTTGTAGGCGGCAAGTATGTTCCCGAATCTTCGTTCGCTCCATATTTTACATTTGATCATCACACCCTGACGATCCTGATGGCAGTTTATGGCTTCTTCGCGTCCGTTCTTCCGGTGTGGTTCCTTCTTTCGCCGCGCGACTATCTAAGTTCGTTCATGAAATTGGGCGTTGTAGCATTTCTTGCTCTTGGTATAATTATAGTTGCTCCGATACTGAAGATGCCGGCATTTACCGCCTACGTCTCAGGCGGTGGGCCGATCATTCCGGGGAAATTGTTTCCGTACCTGTTTATCACGATCGCATGCGGCGCAATCTCAGGATTCCATGCCCTCGTCAGCTCCGGCACTTCACCGAAAATGGTTTCAAAAGAATCCCACATAAAGACGATTGGATTCACCGCGATGCTTTGCGAAGGTTTCGTCGGGATACTTGCGCTGATAGCGGCGACGAGTTTGTTTCCGCTTGACTACTTCGCGATAAATGTGCCGGTGCAAAAATTCGCCGCTATTGCCTCTCAGCTTAAGTCGATGGGATTTGATGTTTCCAATTTGCCAGCGTTGTCGAAAGAAGTCGGCGAGCAGCTCGCAGGAAGAACTGGCGGCGCCGTCTCACTCGCAGTCGGCATGGCACAGATATTTTCGTCGATTCCCGGCTTGAAAAATTTGATGGCATACTGGTACCACTTCGCAATCATGTTCGAAGCGCTCTTCATCCTAACGACGATCGATGCAGGCACAAGAATTGGAAGGTTCGTGTTGCAGGAAGCGTTGGGAAAAATTTACGGGCCGTTCTCAAAGGCAAGCTGGATGCCGGGAACGATTGTCACGAGCGCAGTTATAGTTTTCGGCTGGGCTTATTTTATTTATACGGGCACGATCGCCAC from Candidatus Acidiferrales bacterium includes these protein-coding regions:
- a CDS encoding radical SAM protein translates to MFEPSYIRLYESGELERRINILDEMLSSCNICPLDCRVNRTKGEIARCYSRYLPIVSSYCPHFGEEPPLVGTRGAGNIFFGNCNLRCVYCQNYQISQNYKNEIKNEVSCERLAEIMIELQNKGCHNIGLVSPTHFVPQILKSVSIAIEKGLHLPLIYNTNAYDSVDVLRLLDGVIDIYLPDLKYGYDYDGYSYSKVKEYPRFARLAVKEMHRQVGSELVFGNDDLLKRGLVIRHLVLPNDIAGSEETLKWISEELGKDTALSIMSQYYPTNKADAVVLLDRRIRESEYERVLALLDKYGLENGWMQNFESQDYYKPDFSDRVEPFKR
- a CDS encoding SDR family NAD(P)-dependent oxidoreductase — its product is MVRKTKKFTKKIVEGALAGKVAIITGGSRGIGKYIARRLAAEGASVVIAGRTISDLKVAQEEISAEGGRVIAVQTDVSNEKSVHRLLSKTLTEFGTIDILINNAGQYIEKSITDMSVEEWINVINTNLTGPFLLTRAVLPEMIEKKDGTIVMISSTSGKRAKANSAAYSASKFGIEGFSEALLREVREHNVRVIVVTPSSVDSSERDSQQILKGGEGARLRAEDVAEVVVGAIKLPPRALVREVELWATNP
- the hprK gene encoding HPr(Ser) kinase/phosphatase; this encodes MASRVWETKEIRRKDISVGELYKLAHDRTKLRPINGDVGFGRLINDKNVHRPGLALAGFVDLFTYNRIQIFGNTEVQFLSSLKPEDRHRSFQTILQFEIPCMIFTDRNEVEPELIDMATARGVSVFGTTLETTRFVYILGEFLDDIFAPSTVVHGSLVDVYGIGLLFLGKSGIGKSEIALDLVERGHRLVADDAVQVVRQGEDILVGKSSKIAQHFMEVRGLGVIDVRSVFGIRAVRKRKRIEVVVELEEWDPNQDYTRTGLDHEYISILSAEVPLVKLPILPGKNITVIAEVIALNHLLRSYDYDAAEVFNKILMDAIKKKKKEGTAANRYFERDIE
- a CDS encoding carbon starvation protein A, encoding MNAMPIIVLTLAVFAIVYRFYYSFIAAKAAVLDDSRVTPAHRLYDGHNYYPMSKWVLFGHHFAAIAGAGPLVGPVLAAQFGFLPGFLWLLFGVVLAGAVQDFIIFAASVRHDGKSLAEIARAEISPVSGVIASIAILFIVVVALAGLGIVVVNALAESPWGTFAIGTTIPIAIFMGLWMFKFRKGKTVEATVIGVILLTIAVVGGKYVPESSFAPYFTFDHHTLTILMAVYGFFASVLPVWFLLSPRDYLSSFMKLGVVAFLALGIIIVAPILKMPAFTAYVSGGGPIIPGKLFPYLFITIACGAISGFHALVSSGTSPKMVSKESHIKTIGFTAMLCEGFVGILALIAATSLFPLDYFAINVPVQKFAAIASQLKSMGFDVSNLPALSKEVGEQLAGRTGGAVSLAVGMAQIFSSIPGLKNLMAYWYHFAIMFEALFILTTIDAGTRIGRFVLQEALGKIYGPFSKASWMPGTIVTSAVIVFGWAYFIYTGTIATIWPMFGAANQLLAAVALAVGTTYIINRGRARYAWVTIVPMLFVGATTLTAGWMNMANIYYPMISQPGVQVQGYLNLILTAVIMASVVVILFDAVPKWYMTVRGTRPVFVEEAATK
- the topA gene encoding type I DNA topoisomerase, which encodes MAKKLVIVESPAKAKTINRYLGSDFVVEASVGHIKDLPKSKLGVDIERGFEPEYKTIRGKSETIKKLKDLSEKAQQVYIATDPDREGEAIAQHIAEELKQDSDKVFRVLFTEITESGISKAMENPLKIDSHLVYAQQARRVMDRLVGYKVSPLIWKAVYPGLSAGRVQSVALKLVCERENEIKDFLPIEHWSILGKFRTVEDPSHGKKAEEFEAKLYSIGENDLRDPQGSANSKERDKIFYIKDQESAAKLAQEILGEKYRVASIARKEQKRNPAPPFITSTLQQASSTRLGFSPKRTMMLAQQLYEGVDLGPEGRVGLITYMRTDSTRISEEAINAARSYIKSEFGDEFLPKDARHFKKAKASQDAHEAIRPAHMEYLPQVVKKYLPRETFLLYDLIWKRFVASQMNPVVYDQITVSIEGGKFVFKASDSRVKFAGFLQVYDITAEDADVSRPDEDVDELQKFKLPATLKEGEQVNLEDIFQRQHFTKPPARYTESSLVKELESLGIGRPSTYSAIVSTIEDRGYVELKERKLYATDLGMNVNKILSANLPEFFDVKFTAEMESELDEIAGGNKKYLDVMKEFYSPFDTAVKKVEEKMDEIKSTVDGQQVDCDICGAPMVIKWSRRGRFLACSRYPECKNTKPIDAHDDNNRPTGDKCPECGGDLIYKNSRFGKFIGCSNYPTCKFTKSITTGVKCPECGKGELAQRFTKKKRIFYGCTNYPNCKYATWDKPVNIPCPLGDSPFLLEKYSKAKGNYYKCPKCESEISPEEVSPKNKEDVAAGSNGKIEIAAK
- the raiA gene encoding ribosome-associated translation inhibitor RaiA; translation: MNISITSRHFKADPALKSYAEDKVSRLDRFFDGVVRCDVIFLNEHSKPNGTDKMVEIKLAVHNKVLTAQETTNDYFKAVDKVVDRLEGQLVKFKQRLRKV
- a CDS encoding tyrosine-type recombinase/integrase, which gives rise to MKLRELIDSFLEFLKKEKGASEKTLSTYEQSLREFDNFLCEYSGGADPSINSLLEESVRGFLVELDKRHNNRRTVRKKLSSIRSFAKYLVKFEYVERDFTGFISTPKAAKPIPVYIEEEGIRNLLGATPKSAKDFRDIAMIELLYGTGMRVSELCNLDEKDIDFDSRLVTVLGKRRKQRVIPVIDRAIDAVRNYLKVRDETSGRKVSNLFVSSNGKRMLPASVYRIVARRIREVSDVERRGPHTLRHSFATHLLNHGADLEAVRQLLGHESLSTTQVYTHLSVEQLKKIYKSAHPRAK